One Synergistaceae bacterium DNA window includes the following coding sequences:
- a CDS encoding response regulator produces the protein MREPEIIKRVRAVWRLLGVSIYDDEERCKRNLKTLACIAAILEVPSLSGVIFYSFTPMWEFALSCSVYAVFHAVIFYLAAVRKNRRLVASIGTILSLIVCTNIALFARNGFAAHWTLLFPLVVCYLCGVRLGILSSSYMTLLYMIIYWTPLRVLMEDVYPPVFLNRFPFLYLVVSLNTAYIMIEYHVNILSQQQYEKRLEAARDEARAANHAKSEFLASMSHEIRTPLNAVLGMNTIILRDCQQARKLLSGNWEALKILESITSSAGDIENAGNNLLSLINQILDFSKVEAGKIELVETRYKLSSVLNDVSSMAAIRAKAKDVDFRVDIDENIPDVYFGDEMRMRLIILNLLTNAVKYTDSGSVDFSVSSADSANIQPGSIIHLKIVVKDTGVGIRKEDLDKIFRRFERVNLEHNSTIEGTGLGLAIVQLLCSKMGGDIKLESEYGKGSVFTLTIPQKVISCEPVGNFREKFEQSIINRGHYHELFKAPAARILIVDDTHFNLVVAMGLLKKTEIKIDTASNGADAVALAGERSYDLILMDQRMPGIDGTEALHQIREFDQNTPVICLTADAILGARARYLSHGFTDYLTKPIDSIALEKMLLKYLPKEKIIKVTGADEGITEDEADDFAGLAEAGINVTAGLRYSQNDKTLYRALLGEYAASYDERVDSVKRFSASKNFERYGIVVHALKSSSRMIGAAELSELCAQLEKASDGSDIETIEKMTPAMLELYGKTVSAIRSSDAAGTETLHESDDEILEFFPET, from the coding sequence TTGCGTGAGCCTGAGATAATCAAGCGCGTCCGGGCAGTATGGCGGCTTCTCGGGGTATCAATCTATGATGATGAAGAACGCTGCAAACGAAACCTGAAGACCCTCGCATGTATTGCGGCAATTCTTGAAGTACCGTCGCTGTCCGGCGTGATATTTTACTCCTTCACTCCTATGTGGGAGTTCGCGCTCAGCTGCTCGGTCTATGCTGTTTTCCACGCAGTAATCTTTTACTTGGCCGCCGTCAGGAAGAACCGCAGGCTGGTTGCGAGCATAGGCACGATTCTTTCACTCATAGTCTGCACCAACATAGCACTGTTCGCGAGGAACGGCTTTGCGGCACACTGGACGCTTCTTTTCCCGCTCGTTGTCTGCTATCTCTGCGGAGTACGTCTGGGAATCTTAAGCTCCAGCTACATGACGCTCCTCTACATGATAATTTACTGGACTCCGCTGAGGGTTCTAATGGAAGATGTTTATCCGCCTGTATTCCTGAACCGTTTTCCCTTCCTCTATCTGGTTGTCTCGCTGAATACGGCATATATCATGATTGAGTATCATGTAAACATCCTGAGCCAGCAGCAGTACGAGAAGAGGCTTGAAGCCGCCAGAGACGAAGCGCGGGCCGCCAACCACGCAAAGAGCGAGTTTCTTGCGAGCATGTCCCACGAGATTCGGACTCCGTTGAACGCCGTACTGGGAATGAACACGATAATTCTGCGCGACTGCCAGCAGGCCAGGAAACTCCTCAGCGGAAACTGGGAAGCTCTGAAGATTCTGGAGAGCATAACGTCCAGTGCCGGAGACATTGAGAACGCCGGGAACAATCTTCTTTCGCTCATCAACCAGATTCTTGATTTCTCGAAAGTTGAAGCCGGAAAAATCGAGCTCGTAGAGACCAGATACAAATTAAGCTCTGTCCTGAATGACGTAAGCAGTATGGCAGCCATCAGGGCAAAAGCAAAAGATGTTGATTTCCGCGTTGATATTGATGAGAACATCCCTGATGTTTATTTCGGCGATGAAATGCGAATGAGGCTCATAATACTTAACCTCCTGACCAACGCCGTAAAGTACACCGACAGCGGAAGTGTAGATTTCTCGGTCAGCAGTGCGGATTCCGCGAACATCCAGCCCGGCAGTATTATCCACCTGAAGATTGTAGTGAAGGATACCGGCGTAGGCATCAGGAAGGAAGACCTCGATAAGATCTTCAGACGTTTCGAGCGTGTAAATCTCGAACACAACAGCACGATAGAGGGTACAGGTCTCGGCCTTGCTATAGTTCAGCTTCTTTGCAGCAAAATGGGAGGCGACATCAAGCTGGAGAGCGAATACGGGAAAGGTTCTGTGTTCACGCTGACGATTCCGCAGAAAGTTATCTCGTGCGAGCCTGTCGGGAATTTCCGCGAAAAGTTCGAGCAGAGCATCATCAACAGGGGGCATTACCACGAACTGTTCAAAGCTCCCGCCGCACGAATCCTGATAGTTGACGATACACATTTCAATCTTGTTGTGGCTATGGGGCTGCTGAAGAAGACGGAAATCAAGATTGATACTGCCTCGAACGGTGCGGACGCTGTTGCGCTGGCGGGAGAACGTTCCTACGACTTGATTCTGATGGATCAGCGTATGCCTGGAATCGACGGGACTGAAGCACTCCACCAGATACGGGAGTTCGACCAGAATACGCCTGTAATCTGCCTGACTGCCGACGCGATTCTCGGGGCACGGGCGCGGTATTTGTCGCACGGCTTCACGGACTACCTGACGAAGCCCATCGACAGCATTGCGCTCGAGAAAATGCTCTTGAAGTACCTGCCTAAAGAGAAAATCATTAAGGTTACGGGAGCAGACGAAGGAATCACGGAGGACGAAGCGGATGATTTTGCCGGGCTTGCGGAAGCCGGAATTAACGTTACGGCGGGGCTAAGGTATTCCCAGAACGATAAGACGCTCTACCGTGCTCTTCTGGGTGAGTATGCTGCGAGCTATGATGAGCGTGTTGATTCCGTAAAGAGATTCAGTGCGTCCAAAAACTTTGAACGCTACGGCATAGTTGTTCATGCTCTCAAGAGTTCATCAAGGATGATAGGGGCGGCGGAACTTTCCGAACTCTGTGCACAGCTTGAGAAGGCTTCTGACGGCAGCGATATTGAGACGATAGAGAAGATGACTCCGGCTATGCTGGAATTGTACGGTAAGACTGTCAGCGCGATACGTTCTTCTGATGCTGCGGGCACTGAAACCCTGCATGAATCTGACGATGAAATACTGGAATTTTTCCCTGAAACATAA